A stretch of the Pseudalkalibacillus hwajinpoensis genome encodes the following:
- a CDS encoding MTAP family purine nucleoside phosphorylase, with amino-acid sequence MKIGIIGGTGFYNLLDDMQEKTVYTEYGEVTVFQAYYEGKEVTFLPRHGKYHDTLAPFVNYRANMMALKELGIQRILAFSAVGAINPDIQVGSLSLLDQFVDFTTREKTYGKFSVDITEPFCPELQETYRNSAELIDEPLRVGTKLICVDGPRYETKAEVQLFGKWGMDVVGMTNATEASLARELGICYAVVTLATNMAPGVTETKPSLKAHKAVSESKKEKVKELMLEAIKQAGERQKCSCPEAYERAVLANS; translated from the coding sequence ATGAAGATCGGGATCATCGGTGGGACTGGATTTTATAATTTGCTGGACGATATGCAAGAAAAAACAGTTTATACGGAATATGGAGAAGTGACGGTTTTTCAAGCGTACTACGAAGGAAAGGAAGTAACGTTCCTACCCCGACACGGGAAGTATCATGACACACTCGCTCCGTTTGTTAATTACCGGGCGAACATGATGGCATTGAAAGAATTAGGCATCCAGCGAATTCTAGCATTCTCAGCAGTCGGTGCGATCAATCCTGATATCCAGGTAGGGAGTCTATCACTACTGGATCAATTCGTCGATTTCACGACTAGAGAGAAAACGTATGGTAAATTCTCAGTCGATATTACTGAGCCGTTCTGTCCAGAACTTCAGGAAACTTATCGGAATTCTGCTGAATTGATTGATGAACCTCTTCGCGTTGGAACAAAACTAATCTGTGTAGACGGTCCTCGTTATGAGACGAAAGCAGAAGTTCAGCTATTCGGGAAATGGGGGATGGACGTTGTTGGGATGACGAATGCAACAGAAGCTTCGCTCGCTCGAGAGCTCGGAATCTGTTATGCGGTAGTGACTCTTGCGACGAATATGGCACCAGGCGTCACGGAAACGAAACCTTCGCTGAAGGCTCATAAAGCGGTAAGTGAGAGTAAGAAAGAAAAAGTGAAAGAATTGATGCTTGAAGCGATTAAACAAGCAGGCGAAAGACAGAAATGTTCATGTCCAGAAGCTTATGAGCGTGCTGTGTTAGCAAATTCTTAA
- a CDS encoding amidohydrolase family protein has protein sequence MLEKILIENPFIVSNDASFGNQKGSVFIEGETITRVIMECETNVLEELRIEADEVIDAENYILMPGMINSHYHSYTNLFKGTVNDLPLELWTLYTVAYGHALEDEDVYYAVLLGCIEMMKAGVTSCLDHFPHIGRSAAALSAYEKSGMRVAFAPMMHDVPDEVFFGLNLPESLRTESKAKSPDEMRSFYQTLLSNWHNREGRIEIQLGPNAPQRCSPGMLKVCKELSVTENLRVHTHLLETNAQRLQGEKQFEGGLIAYLDQVGLLNEKLSVAHAIWLNCEEIDRLIEQNVSIVHNPASNLLLGSGVASIPSFIKKDACVAIGTDGSNCGTNQNLFEAMRLTTLIHRVNEPDYQNWMKAEDVLRMTTHSGANVLGKEGELGEIATDHKADLVLLDANTSLMSPLNDPVSQLVHQENGQSVHSVMVNGKWTVREGQLVTINEEQVLAEVRKRQASMLEKCREPLGRADKLRPYFEQIISK, from the coding sequence ATGCTAGAGAAAATACTCATCGAAAACCCGTTCATTGTTTCCAATGATGCGTCGTTCGGGAATCAAAAAGGCTCTGTTTTCATTGAAGGTGAAACGATTACGCGGGTCATAATGGAATGCGAGACGAATGTACTAGAAGAACTTAGGATAGAAGCAGATGAAGTGATCGATGCTGAAAACTATATATTAATGCCGGGTATGATCAATAGTCATTATCATTCTTATACCAATTTATTTAAAGGGACCGTAAACGATCTTCCGCTAGAATTATGGACGCTATATACGGTTGCTTACGGGCATGCCCTCGAAGACGAAGATGTGTATTATGCCGTATTACTTGGCTGCATCGAAATGATGAAGGCCGGCGTGACGAGCTGCTTAGATCACTTTCCTCATATAGGAAGGTCAGCTGCTGCGCTTTCAGCATATGAGAAATCCGGCATGAGGGTCGCGTTTGCACCGATGATGCATGATGTACCAGATGAAGTCTTTTTTGGATTGAATTTGCCTGAATCACTTCGTACTGAGAGCAAAGCGAAATCGCCAGATGAAATGAGAAGCTTCTATCAAACACTCTTATCGAACTGGCACAATAGAGAGGGAAGAATCGAGATTCAACTCGGGCCGAATGCCCCTCAGCGTTGTTCGCCAGGGATGCTTAAAGTATGCAAAGAACTTAGTGTAACAGAGAATCTACGTGTCCATACCCATCTGTTAGAAACGAATGCTCAACGTCTTCAAGGTGAGAAGCAATTCGAAGGCGGGCTCATCGCCTACCTTGATCAAGTGGGGTTATTGAATGAGAAGTTATCTGTTGCACATGCGATCTGGTTGAACTGCGAGGAAATCGATCGATTAATAGAACAGAATGTCTCGATCGTCCATAATCCAGCTAGTAATCTATTACTCGGAAGTGGGGTCGCCTCCATCCCTTCCTTTATAAAAAAAGACGCATGCGTAGCAATAGGAACCGATGGATCGAACTGTGGGACGAATCAGAACTTATTCGAAGCGATGCGGTTGACCACGCTGATCCATCGAGTGAATGAACCCGATTATCAAAACTGGATGAAAGCAGAAGATGTGCTTCGAATGACGACGCATTCAGGTGCAAACGTGTTAGGAAAAGAAGGGGAATTAGGGGAAATAGCGACGGACCATAAAGCAGACTTAGTGTTATTGGATGCAAATACGAGTCTCATGTCACCACTTAACGATCCGGTCTCACAGCTCGTACATCAAGAGAACGGGCAGTCGGTTCATTCCGTAATGGTGAACGGAAAATGGACTGTAAGAGAAGGTCAGCTCGTGACTATCAACGAAGAACAAGTTTTGGCAGAAGTGAGAAAGCGCCAAGCGAGTATGCTAGAGAAATGTAGAGAACCGTTAGGTCGAGCAGATAAATTAAGACCATATTTCGAACAGATCATTTCCAAATAA
- a CDS encoding class II aldolase/adducin family protein produces the protein MNEMLLKKELAYISHKVYERGLTQATGGNVSVRLPNRDAILIKRSGVSLGEVTAEDALIVSMDGEVIEGSGTPSKEFRFHLGIYRTRPDVNAVVHCHPNYAIGYACLGKELPLPTVTARKILEHVPVAASAPSGSLDLAQNVTRVFETYPVIKACLMAEHGVCAVGDSLEKAYNIATLVEDTAKQSFIVQQLKATMPQVVTNS, from the coding sequence ATGAATGAGATGTTGTTGAAAAAGGAACTGGCTTACATTTCTCACAAAGTTTATGAACGAGGTTTGACTCAAGCGACGGGCGGTAATGTTAGCGTTCGCTTACCGAACCGTGATGCGATTTTGATCAAACGATCCGGCGTCAGTCTTGGGGAAGTGACGGCAGAAGATGCCCTAATCGTATCGATGGATGGAGAAGTGATTGAAGGTTCTGGAACGCCTTCAAAAGAATTTCGCTTCCACCTAGGTATCTATCGAACTCGCCCTGATGTAAATGCCGTTGTTCACTGTCATCCGAATTATGCTATTGGCTATGCGTGCCTCGGTAAAGAATTGCCGCTTCCAACGGTAACAGCACGGAAGATTCTCGAGCATGTACCTGTTGCGGCCTCCGCACCATCCGGTTCGCTTGATTTAGCTCAAAATGTGACCCGTGTATTTGAGACGTACCCAGTTATCAAAGCATGTTTGATGGCCGAGCATGGTGTCTGCGCCGTTGGAGATTCACTTGAAAAAGCCTATAACATTGCAACGCTTGTAGAAGATACCGCTAAACAATCCTTCATCGTCCAACAGCTGAAAGCCACTATGCCACAAGTCGTCACAAATTCCTAA
- the mtnA gene encoding S-methyl-5-thioribose-1-phosphate isomerase, whose product MKRIHELVRSFQEQELLLPIWFEEDKLHFIDQKKLPFESRIEAITEVDELATAIKDMTIRGSGAIGTCGAWGLYLAALRSHGNPEAIIQAGALLKQTRPTAVNLMKTVDEIIGIVQGKGSDLIERIEQKTIEILERQLAFEHQLGSHGAEMIDEGDAILTHCHSGALAGSGYGGRALSVIRKAHEQGKNIHVYTCETRPYLQGARITAYELKKFGIPHTLLTDNMSGYCMSQGMVQKVVVGSDRVASNGDLANKIGTYMHALAAKANGVPFYTATSSHTIDLAVAAGRDIEVEFRDASEVTSFQKRAIAPEGTNALYPSFDITPNELISGIITEKGVMQAPYPSSLRSLQSTVESGV is encoded by the coding sequence ATGAAACGTATCCATGAATTAGTTCGATCCTTTCAAGAGCAGGAACTATTACTACCAATCTGGTTTGAAGAAGATAAACTCCATTTCATCGATCAGAAGAAGCTGCCGTTCGAATCTCGCATCGAAGCGATCACAGAGGTAGATGAGCTTGCGACGGCTATTAAAGATATGACGATCCGTGGTTCAGGAGCGATCGGAACATGTGGGGCATGGGGACTATATCTAGCTGCGCTTAGGTCACATGGGAATCCGGAAGCGATCATTCAAGCGGGGGCGCTTCTGAAGCAAACGCGTCCAACAGCTGTGAATTTGATGAAAACGGTCGATGAAATTATTGGGATCGTGCAAGGTAAAGGATCTGACCTCATTGAAAGAATCGAGCAGAAGACGATTGAAATCCTTGAACGTCAGTTAGCGTTCGAGCATCAACTCGGAAGTCATGGTGCAGAGATGATCGATGAAGGTGATGCCATCTTAACGCACTGCCATTCTGGTGCCCTAGCAGGGTCTGGCTATGGAGGACGAGCGCTATCTGTTATTCGAAAAGCTCACGAACAAGGGAAAAACATCCACGTGTATACGTGTGAAACAAGACCGTACTTGCAAGGAGCGAGGATTACAGCATATGAACTAAAGAAATTTGGCATCCCACATACACTTCTGACAGATAACATGTCCGGATACTGTATGAGTCAGGGAATGGTACAAAAAGTTGTCGTGGGCTCTGACAGAGTTGCGTCGAATGGGGACTTAGCGAATAAAATCGGAACTTATATGCATGCGCTGGCTGCGAAAGCGAATGGCGTTCCATTTTATACGGCGACTTCTAGCCATACGATTGATCTTGCTGTTGCTGCTGGTCGTGACATCGAAGTTGAGTTCCGAGATGCGTCAGAGGTTACCTCGTTTCAAAAAAGAGCGATCGCACCAGAAGGCACGAACGCGCTTTATCCATCCTTCGATATCACACCGAACGAATTGATTTCAGGAATCATTACAGAAAAAGGTGTTATGCAGGCTCCTTATCCATCATCTTTACGAAGCTTGCAATCAACCGTTGAATCTGGAGTCTAA
- a CDS encoding efflux RND transporter permease subunit codes for MQSLTNWAFRNKAAMTLFIIITMLVGIVSYFLLPMEFLPEADNPQVTVVTLGHGYDAGSMTSSVTEPVEQAVSSVTGKTSVLSTTGEGFSQISINFDSKTDMKEAKNNVEDAISSIALPEGIGKPQVSQLNTSMIPVGQVSITFDDGLTKDNIEQMNEKFKPLFENQKALSQASIVGGGGNRVQINLDREKLEKLQIPVNAIMGVLQGQNVSVTAGNSTIDGQKSTINVTDNLTSIDALENLPIPIQVPDAPPVYLKDIAMVEQVKSADIIARVNGKEAAAVVLFKEGDASAVTAGNEVEDIVQKINDEYAGVEATTLFTTGDMVKNSVTSMIQEVGLGALFATLVILLFLKKLKPTIITAISIPLSLAITLLLLWVSGVTLNILTLGGVAVAVGRLVDDSIVVVENIFRRSQNEKLSKQTVLEATKEVSRAITSSTLITVAVFLPMGLVNGSLKAFLLPFGLTVTYSLLASLLVALTVVPILSRAMLKNTTLPAHHPPKSYLKVLRWSLNHKFVPILLAVLVFGGSIALYMTMPKAATGANDASIVSINMEFPSATPEDKKKERMVDFEKTLSRFDGYDYMITQYGSSEADAQYGQVSDPDTVMYTMIMTEDADAEAFIDEVNKAKENEKGVVIEAYPSSLFGGSANSTITYDVVGNNTNEIITTSNKLIDEMKEVDGVQKVSSNLDKTSPIYTVKVNTKKANAQQAAMQIRSLLNPQPIGAMSLDDQQTPVFLNAGIDPDSLADLNDLTLATNTGVVPLSEVASITQEEKPSTVLHKDGDLYARITAEVTPEELSVIAQNIDKKVNNVDLPGGISLDSGGASEQQANDFKDLGITMLASILIVYLIMVLTFKTLRAPLAILMTLPLASIGAVLGLLIAGVPADATALIGALMLIGIVVTNAIVLIDRVKQNEETMIIRDAIIEACGTRLRPVVMTAIATICAMLPLLFGHSEDGSLVSQSLAVVVIGGLSGATVLTLVIVPVFYELLHFKKSKRQRKQEEIVTDQSLAN; via the coding sequence ATGCAATCATTAACAAATTGGGCTTTTCGTAACAAGGCAGCAATGACATTATTTATTATCATCACAATGTTAGTCGGTATTGTTAGTTATTTTCTTTTACCTATGGAATTTTTACCGGAAGCGGATAATCCGCAGGTAACCGTCGTCACGCTTGGTCATGGTTATGATGCAGGATCCATGACCTCTTCCGTAACAGAACCTGTCGAACAAGCAGTGTCTTCGGTCACTGGAAAAACATCCGTACTTTCTACTACAGGGGAAGGCTTTTCACAGATTTCGATTAATTTTGATTCAAAGACCGATATGAAGGAAGCGAAGAACAACGTGGAAGATGCGATTAGTTCGATCGCTCTCCCTGAAGGCATCGGGAAGCCGCAAGTATCACAGCTGAATACATCAATGATTCCTGTCGGACAGGTTTCCATTACGTTCGATGATGGTTTGACAAAAGATAACATCGAGCAAATGAATGAGAAATTCAAACCTCTTTTTGAGAACCAGAAAGCTCTGTCACAAGCGAGTATTGTAGGCGGAGGTGGCAATCGTGTCCAGATTAATTTGGACCGTGAGAAGCTTGAAAAGCTACAAATCCCTGTGAATGCGATTATGGGTGTTCTACAAGGGCAAAACGTGTCTGTGACGGCTGGGAATAGCACAATTGACGGTCAGAAGAGCACGATTAACGTGACGGATAACCTAACGTCAATCGATGCCCTTGAAAACCTACCAATTCCCATTCAAGTTCCAGATGCGCCTCCTGTTTACCTTAAGGACATAGCAATGGTTGAACAGGTTAAGTCAGCAGATATTATTGCACGCGTTAACGGGAAAGAAGCCGCAGCTGTCGTTCTTTTTAAAGAAGGTGATGCTAGCGCGGTAACAGCTGGGAACGAAGTCGAAGACATCGTGCAGAAAATTAATGATGAATATGCGGGTGTTGAAGCAACCACTCTATTCACTACTGGTGACATGGTAAAGAATTCTGTTACGAGCATGATTCAAGAAGTCGGACTTGGGGCTCTTTTCGCAACGCTAGTCATTTTGTTATTCCTTAAGAAATTAAAGCCAACAATAATTACAGCCATCTCGATTCCACTGTCACTCGCGATTACGCTTCTTCTTCTCTGGGTGTCCGGAGTGACACTTAATATCTTGACCCTTGGAGGAGTGGCCGTCGCTGTTGGTCGTCTCGTCGATGATAGTATCGTTGTTGTTGAGAACATCTTCAGACGTAGTCAGAATGAAAAGTTGTCCAAACAAACTGTACTTGAAGCAACGAAGGAAGTATCACGGGCCATTACGTCATCCACACTCATTACGGTTGCCGTATTCCTTCCGATGGGCCTTGTGAATGGGTCGCTTAAAGCGTTCCTATTGCCATTCGGCTTGACGGTTACGTATTCCCTGCTTGCTTCTCTTCTAGTTGCCTTAACGGTTGTACCAATCTTAAGCCGAGCTATGTTGAAGAATACAACTTTGCCTGCTCATCATCCCCCGAAAAGTTATTTAAAAGTGTTACGCTGGTCGCTTAATCATAAGTTCGTTCCGATTTTATTAGCCGTACTTGTATTCGGAGGCTCTATTGCTCTTTACATGACAATGCCTAAAGCAGCCACAGGTGCAAACGACGCTTCGATTGTTTCCATTAATATGGAGTTTCCGAGCGCAACACCAGAAGACAAAAAGAAAGAACGTATGGTTGATTTTGAGAAGACGCTATCTAGGTTTGATGGATATGATTATATGATTACACAATATGGCTCAAGTGAAGCAGATGCTCAGTATGGGCAAGTAAGCGATCCAGATACGGTTATGTATACAATGATCATGACTGAAGACGCGGATGCTGAAGCATTTATTGATGAAGTAAATAAAGCGAAAGAGAACGAAAAAGGCGTCGTGATTGAAGCCTATCCTTCCTCTCTCTTTGGTGGTTCAGCGAATTCAACCATCACGTATGACGTAGTTGGAAATAATACGAACGAAATCATTACAACGTCCAACAAGCTCATCGATGAGATGAAAGAGGTTGACGGTGTACAGAAGGTATCTAGTAACCTTGATAAAACGTCTCCTATCTATACTGTCAAAGTGAACACTAAAAAAGCGAACGCACAGCAAGCTGCCATGCAAATCCGCAGCCTGTTGAATCCGCAGCCAATCGGTGCAATGAGTCTCGATGATCAGCAAACGCCGGTTTTCCTTAATGCCGGAATAGATCCTGATTCCCTGGCTGATCTGAACGACTTAACACTTGCGACAAACACAGGTGTCGTCCCGCTTTCAGAAGTAGCATCGATTACACAAGAAGAAAAGCCAAGTACCGTCCTTCATAAAGATGGTGATTTGTATGCGCGCATTACTGCTGAAGTAACACCGGAAGAACTCTCGGTCATTGCCCAGAACATTGATAAGAAAGTGAACAACGTTGATTTACCAGGTGGTATTTCACTCGATTCAGGCGGTGCCTCAGAACAACAGGCAAATGATTTTAAAGATCTTGGCATCACTATGTTAGCTTCGATTCTCATCGTTTACCTAATTATGGTACTAACATTTAAGACGTTACGTGCGCCACTTGCGATACTTATGACGCTTCCGCTCGCCTCAATAGGAGCTGTCCTCGGTCTACTAATCGCAGGCGTACCAGCTGATGCAACGGCATTAATTGGTGCCCTCATGTTAATCGGAATCGTCGTAACGAATGCGATTGTCCTCATTGATCGCGTCAAGCAAAACGAAGAAACGATGATCATCAGAGATGCCATTATCGAGGCGTGCGGTACTCGTCTTCGCCCTGTTGTGATGACAGCGATCGCGACAATTTGTGCGATGCTTCCTCTTCTATTTGGACATTCAGAAGATGGTAGTCTTGTCTCGCAATCTCTCGCAGTCGTTGTGATCGGCGGTCTATCTGGGGCCACCGTTCTAACCCTTGTGATCGTTCCAGTTTTCTATGAGTTGCTTCATTTCAAGAAATCGAAGCGACAGAGGAAACAAGAGGAAATCGTGACAGATCAAAGCTTGGCGAATTAA
- a CDS encoding RDD family protein, which translates to MRCASFKIRIYAFLLDYLIIIAYGIFVVGTISIVFRSYMNSFFSVSPITAELTGFFMMTLPVSLYFILSESSKWQGTWGKRRMNIRVVDNEGDRIRIGRSFIRTAVKFIPWEVAHFGIWRLMLPTEFPEITIYIMLCAVNLTILLYLIIPFTNKRKKSIYDWAAGTVVVN; encoded by the coding sequence ATGCGTTGTGCCTCATTTAAAATTCGAATTTATGCTTTCTTATTAGATTATCTCATCATTATTGCATACGGCATTTTTGTGGTTGGTACTATATCTATTGTTTTTCGATCGTACATGAATTCTTTCTTTTCCGTTTCCCCAATTACAGCCGAACTGACGGGTTTTTTTATGATGACCCTGCCTGTTTCTTTATACTTTATATTAAGTGAATCTTCTAAATGGCAAGGGACATGGGGCAAAAGAAGAATGAACATCCGTGTTGTTGACAATGAAGGGGACCGTATTAGAATTGGACGGTCTTTTATTCGAACGGCTGTTAAATTTATCCCCTGGGAAGTTGCTCACTTCGGTATCTGGCGATTAATGCTTCCTACTGAGTTTCCTGAAATAACAATCTACATCATGTTATGTGCTGTTAATCTTACAATTCTTCTTTATCTCATCATTCCATTCACAAATAAAAGAAAGAAAAGTATATATGATTGGGCAGCAGGAACAGTCGTTGTGAACTGA
- a CDS encoding TRAP transporter substrate-binding protein, protein MKKLAMVLSTILLIAMLAACGNSGEKASSNGGDESASNGGESKVIKAGIGLNDQHPQYKGLLKFKEIVEEKTDGAITVETYHSGQLGDDRSMTEALQLGTQEVTVPSTAPLANFVPEFSVFDIPFLFPNEEVADTVLDGEVGQELLQKLESQNLVGLSYWENGFRDLTNSKRAVATMEDFDGLKIRTMENDLHLDAFKALGANPTPMAFTELFTALQQGTVDGQENPYATIYLQKFYEVQNHVSNTHHIYSPFVFLMSKSFYDGLTEDQQKIMKEAAVEAGKYERKLNREANDKYLQSLQDEGMEYTEITPEAREEMVKAVAPVIDEYKGQIGEETVDKVYKAIEEAQK, encoded by the coding sequence TTGAAAAAATTAGCAATGGTACTATCTACTATTCTATTAATTGCAATGCTTGCAGCTTGTGGAAATAGTGGGGAAAAAGCAAGTAGTAATGGCGGAGATGAAAGCGCTTCAAATGGTGGAGAGTCGAAAGTAATTAAAGCAGGTATTGGACTAAACGATCAGCATCCACAGTACAAAGGGTTGTTGAAGTTTAAGGAAATCGTTGAAGAAAAAACAGACGGCGCGATTACAGTTGAAACTTACCACAGTGGTCAGCTAGGCGATGACCGTTCGATGACAGAAGCACTTCAGCTTGGTACTCAGGAAGTAACTGTTCCATCAACAGCACCACTTGCAAACTTTGTTCCAGAATTTAGCGTATTCGATATTCCGTTCCTTTTCCCGAATGAAGAAGTAGCAGATACAGTACTTGATGGGGAAGTTGGTCAGGAACTACTTCAAAAGCTAGAAAGCCAGAATCTTGTTGGATTATCTTACTGGGAGAATGGTTTCCGTGACCTAACAAACAGTAAGCGTGCAGTTGCTACAATGGAAGATTTCGACGGTCTTAAGATCCGTACGATGGAAAATGATCTTCACCTTGACGCTTTTAAAGCACTTGGAGCAAACCCGACACCGATGGCATTTACTGAGCTTTTCACTGCATTGCAACAAGGTACAGTTGATGGCCAGGAAAATCCTTACGCTACAATCTATCTTCAAAAGTTCTATGAAGTACAAAACCATGTTTCAAACACGCACCACATTTACAGCCCGTTCGTATTCTTGATGAGCAAGTCATTTTACGATGGATTGACAGAAGATCAGCAGAAAATCATGAAAGAAGCTGCGGTTGAAGCTGGTAAGTATGAGCGTAAATTGAACCGTGAAGCAAATGATAAATATCTTCAATCTCTTCAAGATGAAGGCATGGAATACACTGAAATTACACCTGAAGCACGTGAAGAAATGGTGAAAGCTGTAGCACCAGTTATTGATGAATATAAAGGGCAAATTGGTGAAGAAACAGTTGATAAAGTTTACAAAGCAATCGAAGAAGCACAAAAGTAA
- a CDS encoding TRAP transporter small permease — translation MNIIRAIDRRLEEFLLVVFSTLMVSVIFLQVVMRVTGNSLSWSEELGRYSFIWLVYIGISYGVKKQRHIKVEVMLLLLKEKGKLIVAMIANILFFVFCLYVVFYGYDIANQLLSFGQKSPALHIPMGAVYMATPIGFGLSAIRLLQNLYVQFKMLTGKQEVQVEDERDRMMKQEGDDES, via the coding sequence ATGAATATCATTCGAGCTATAGATCGTAGACTGGAAGAATTCCTGCTCGTAGTCTTTTCAACGTTGATGGTGAGTGTTATTTTCCTGCAAGTTGTGATGCGGGTCACTGGGAACTCCCTATCATGGTCAGAAGAGCTCGGGCGATACAGCTTTATTTGGTTAGTGTACATAGGAATTAGCTACGGTGTGAAGAAGCAGCGACATATTAAAGTGGAAGTCATGCTTCTTTTACTGAAGGAAAAAGGAAAGTTAATCGTCGCAATGATTGCGAATATTTTATTCTTCGTTTTTTGTCTTTACGTTGTTTTCTATGGCTACGATATCGCAAACCAATTGTTAAGCTTTGGCCAGAAGTCGCCAGCCTTACATATTCCGATGGGGGCCGTGTATATGGCAACGCCGATTGGTTTTGGGTTATCTGCCATTCGGTTATTACAAAATCTCTATGTTCAGTTCAAAATGCTAACAGGTAAGCAGGAAGTTCAAGTTGAAGACGAGCGTGATCGCATGATGAAACAGGAAGGAGACGATGAGTCATGA
- a CDS encoding TRAP transporter large permease, which produces MTTLILFGSFALLLFLSVPIGIALGLSTLVTILYTGAIPIPFLMKELVTSVDSFPLMAVPFFILAGEIMGKGGISERLFNFANALVGNKTGGFAMATIVTCMFFAAISGSGPATVAAIGGIMIPAMVKQGYDKKFATATVAAAGSIGVIIPPSIPMVIYGVVGGASIGDMFIAGIIPGLLVGLSLMIWAYVYSKKHNYRGSDQKTTLANIWKTFWEAKWALVIPVIILGGIYGGIFTPTEAAVIAVVYGIIAGLFLYRELAFKDLPKLLADASLTTATVLIIVGSATAFGRLLTIEQIPTQVANFLLSISDSEIVIILLITVLLLLVGCFMDTLAAIIILTPILLPIAVNIGFDPIHFGIIMVVNLAIGFITPPLGVNLFVGSGISGLSIEQLSKAIIPYFFAMVFSLLMITFIPELSLWLISFGE; this is translated from the coding sequence ATGACAACATTGATACTATTTGGTTCATTTGCCCTTCTCCTGTTCCTAAGTGTACCGATCGGAATTGCGCTTGGCCTTTCAACACTCGTTACAATTTTGTATACAGGAGCCATCCCGATTCCTTTCTTAATGAAGGAACTCGTTACTTCCGTTGATTCATTCCCATTAATGGCTGTGCCATTCTTCATCTTAGCAGGTGAAATTATGGGGAAAGGCGGAATCTCGGAGCGACTCTTTAACTTCGCGAATGCGCTTGTAGGAAACAAAACGGGTGGTTTTGCCATGGCGACGATCGTAACGTGTATGTTCTTCGCTGCCATTTCTGGTTCAGGTCCCGCAACGGTTGCGGCGATCGGTGGAATTATGATTCCAGCGATGGTGAAGCAGGGATATGATAAGAAATTTGCGACTGCAACAGTTGCAGCTGCTGGTTCGATTGGGGTTATTATTCCTCCAAGTATTCCGATGGTTATCTATGGTGTCGTAGGTGGCGCTTCTATTGGTGACATGTTTATTGCTGGAATTATTCCAGGACTACTAGTGGGACTTTCGCTAATGATATGGGCCTATGTGTATTCGAAGAAACATAATTATCGTGGCTCTGATCAAAAGACAACACTTGCTAACATTTGGAAAACGTTCTGGGAAGCGAAATGGGCTCTTGTGATTCCAGTCATTATTCTTGGTGGGATCTACGGTGGTATCTTTACTCCGACAGAAGCTGCTGTTATTGCAGTTGTGTACGGCATTATCGCAGGGTTGTTCTTATACCGCGAGTTAGCATTTAAAGACTTGCCGAAGTTATTAGCAGACGCTTCCTTAACAACGGCAACAGTTCTTATTATCGTAGGATCTGCAACAGCTTTCGGACGTTTGCTAACGATTGAGCAAATTCCAACGCAAGTGGCAAACTTCTTACTATCAATCTCTGATAGCGAGATCGTTATTATTCTATTAATTACTGTTCTCCTTCTATTAGTAGGTTGTTTCATGGATACGTTAGCAGCAATCATTATTTTAACGCCGATTCTACTCCCAATTGCCGTTAATATTGGGTTCGATCCGATTCACTTCGGTATCATCATGGTTGTTAACTTAGCAATTGGATTTATCACGCCTCCTCTAGGAGTGAACCTTTTCGTTGGTTCAGGTATTTCCGGGCTATCCATTGAACAGTTATCAAAGGCCATTATTCCATATTTCTTCGCGATGGTATTCTCGCTCTTAATGATTACGTTTATACCGGAATTGTCTCTATGGCTGATTAGTTTTGGAGAGTAG